From one Amphiura filiformis chromosome 13, Afil_fr2py, whole genome shotgun sequence genomic stretch:
- the LOC140168069 gene encoding LOW QUALITY PROTEIN: leucine-rich repeat-containing protein 23-like (The sequence of the model RefSeq protein was modified relative to this genomic sequence to represent the inferred CDS: inserted 1 base in 1 codon): MSDLSEQEYDEDQEGVDEPEISQGEGDEGENDGAEHEEEEKLPEIPLTEEMVGESLSLLCKIGSGLGHACVRLDVKEKEVTDISLLSTFIHLRYVDLSINMIRDISPLNSLTHLLTLKLDRNLLLTPKLDQLPYLQVASFANNRITTTEGINHPLLESVNLSFNMISSISGLDPTILGRLHTLELRGNKLTTTAGIYLPNLKNLFLGGNLINKIEGLGRLEHLTXAHLRDNQLEKLDGFSENMKQLQYVNIRGNNFVDVKETSKLKCLPKMRALILSESPLSDEDDYRMEVLINLRRLERLDKDEFTEEERQEAEEIYEQRRAEEMAAEGTEEVIHSDTEDV; this comes from the exons ATGTCAGATCTTTCAGAGCAAGAGTACGACGAAGATCAAGAGGGAGTTGATGAGCCTGAAATAAGTCAAGGAGAAGGTGATGAAGGAGAGAATGACGGGGCAGAACACGAGGAAGAAGAG aaGCTACCGGAGATACCGTTAACAGAGGAGATGGTGGGTGAGAGTTTATCTCTGCTCTGTAAGATTGGAAGTGGGTTGGGGCATGCCTGCGTCCGACTAGATGTCAAAGAGAA aGAAGTAACAGACATAAGTTTGCTGAGTACCTTCATCCACTTACGATATGTAGACCTATCAATCAACATGATCCGTGACATTTCACCTTTGAACTCGCTGACCCACCTGCTGACGCTAAAGCTTGACCGTAATCTTCTGTTAACACCCAAGCTTGATCAGCTTCCATATCTGCAAGTGGCAAGTTTTGCTAACAATAGGATAACGACTACAGAAGGCATCAACCATCCACTTTTAGAATCTGTTAATTTATCAT tcaATATGATTTCAAGCATAAGTGGATTAGATCCTACCATACTTGGAAGACTACACACGCTGGAGTTGAGAGGCAATAAACTCACAACAACTGCTGGAATCTACTTACCCAACCTGAAAAATCTTTTCTTG GGTGGTAACCTTATCAACAAGATAGAGGGTCTTGGGCGTCTTGAACATCTTA ACGCCCATCTCCGCGACAACCAGCTTGAGAAGCTGGATGGATTTTCAGAGAACATGAAGCAGTTGCAGTATGTTAATATTCGTGGCAACAACTTTGTGGATGTGAAAGAGACTAGCAAATTAAAGTGCCTACCAAAAATGAGAGCTCTGATCTTATCAG AGTCTCCGCTGTCAGATGAAGATGACTACCGCATGGAGGTTCTTATCAATCTGAGACGTCTGGAACGTCTTGACAAAGATGAGTTCACAGAGGAAGAGAGGCAGGAGGCAGAAGAAATCTATGAGCAGAGACGAGCTGAGGAAATGGCTGCAGAG